GCGCGGCGCACTGTGGCTCGACATTCTGCTCGTGCTCGGGTTTGCGGCCGGTATTTGGCTGGTCAAGCACGCCGGCGTCATCCGCATGCAGATCGCGGGCTTCGCGGGCATGGTCGTCGGCCTCGGTCTGGTCGCGGTGGGCAGCGCCCGCAACGACTCGTGGCTGATTTTCGCCGGCTTCGCGGTCTTCAATCTCAGCGTCAACGCGGGACCGAACGGGACGACCTACATCGTCGCCGCCGTCGAGTTTCCAACCAGCATTCGGGGGTCGGGTGACGGGCTGGCAACGTCGGCCGGGAAGATCGGCGCCTCGGTCGGGATTTTCCTGATGCCGATCATGCAGGCCCAATGGGGGCTAACGGTCACGATAGCGGCAGTCGCCGGCGTGGCCCTGGCCGGGCTGCTGGTTTCGGTCTTCCTAAGGGACGAGCTCTATGCCGGATCGCGCCTCCACCTGCGCGGCGAGCACCGGGCGCTTCAGGGGCAAGCCTTGACAGAAGCCGGGCCCGCTTGATACATTCCCATGGTCATTGGCGCACGCGAGCCTAAACGCCAGGGTCCGTGGACTCGGTGTGGGGATCGTCGTGCGCGTCTGTGTCAGTTATAGCTCGCGTTACGCGTAAGGAAAAAGATGGCGAAGCAAAAATTCGAGCGCACCAAGCCGCACGTCAATATCGGAACGACGGGTCACGTCGACCACGGTAAGACGACGCTGACGGCTGCGATCATGCACTGTCTTTCGACGGAAGGGTTGGCGCAGAAAGTCGGCGTCGACCAGATCGACAATGCGCCCGAAGAGAAAGAACGCGGTATTACGATCGCGATCTCGCACCAAGAGTACGAGACGCCCAAGCGTCACTACGCGCACGTCGATTGCCCCGGTCACGCGGACTACATCAAGAACATGATCACGGGTGCCGCACAGATGGACGGCGCGATCCTGGTCGTTGCCGCAACCGACGGTCCGATGCCCCAGACGCGCGAGCACATTCTGCTCATGCGCCAAGTCGGCGTGCCGCGCATCATCGTCTTCCTCAATAAGGTCGACATGGTCGACGACGAAGAGCTGCTGGAGCTCGTCGAGATGGAAATCCGCGAGCTGCTCAGCAAGTACGAGTTTCCCGGCGACGACACGCCCATCATCCGCGGCTCGGCCCTCAAGGCGCTCAACTCGAGCGGCAAGAAGGGCGACCCGGATGCCGATCCGATCTTCAAGCTGATGGATGCCGTCGACGACTACATTCCGGAGCCGGTGCGTCAGACCGACAAGCCGTTCCTGATGCCGGTCGAAGACGTCTTCACGATCACCGGCCGCGGTACGGTCGGAACTGGACGCGTCGAGCGCGGCCAGGTGAAGGTCGGCGAAGAGATCGAGATCGTCGGTCTGAAGGAAGAGACGAAGAAGACCGTCGTGACGGGCATCGAGATGTTCCGCAAGCTGCTCGACTCGGGCATCGCCGGCGACAACATCGGCGTGCTGTTGCGCGGTATCGATCGTAACGAGATCGAGCGCGGACAAGTGTTGGCCAAGCCGGGCTCGGTGAAGCCGCACAAGAAGTTCAAAGCCGAAGTCTACGTCCTCTCGAAAGAAGAGGGTGGCCGTCACACGCCGTTCTTCGGAAACTACCGCCCCCAGTTCTACTTCCGCACGACCGACGTGACGGGCACCATCAAGTTGCCGGAAGGCGTCGAGATGGTGATGCCGGGCGACAACGTCCAAATGGACGTCGAGCTGATCACGCCGATCGCGTGTGAAGAGGGTCTGCGCTTCGCTATCCGCGAAGGCGGCCGGACCGTCGGCGCCGGCGTCGTAACGTCGGTGTCGGAGTAAGCAACGGCGGCCTAGTCTTTTCGCCTGCAGCGTCGTTGCGTAAGGGATCGCGTACCGTAGTACGCTTCACCCTTCCGCGCCTAGCTGCGAACGAAAATCCTTGGCCGGGAGCAAGCCAGACACCACGATCCTTGAAAACTGAACTACGCTACCGATAATAAAGAGAAAGATGTCTAAGCAGAAGATTCGCATTCGCTTGAAAGCATACGACCACAAGGTCCTCGATCAGTCCGCCGAGCGCATCGTCGAGACGGCGAAGCGCACGGGCGCGTTCGTCAGCGGACCGGTGCCGCTCCCCACGGAGATCAACCGGTTTTGCGTGCAGCGGTCGACCAACAACGACAAGAAGTCGCGCGAGCACTTCGAGATGCGCACGCACAAGCGCCTGATCGATATTCTGCAGGCGTCGCCCAAGACGATGGATGCGCTCATGCACCTCGACTTGCCGGCCGGCGTCGACATCGAACTCAAAGCGTAGTTTTCGGTTTTCAAGCAAGGAAACGAGCAGCCCGGAGAAAGCCCCGGGCTGCTTTATTTTTGGAAGGGCCGCCCTGTCTTGCCGTGCAAGGCGGCGGCATGGAAATCAAACCGACGTACTTAGGCACGATGATCTCGCTGGCGACCGTGGCTTTCGGTCTGATCGCCGCCGGCGCGTGGAACAAGTTCATCACCGATGTCATCGCGATTTTCCTCAAGCCGGGCGCCGGAGTCTGGGCCGAACTGCTCTACGCGGTTATCATCACGGTCATCGCGATCGTGTTCGTGCAGTTCCTCGGGAAGATCGCGGAAAGAGACTTCGGTCCGAAGACCGTCGTCGTCGTGGAAAAAGAGAAGTAAGGGCGGGCGCCTAGCCCGCGGCAGCGTCGCCTTTTTTGGGCGGCTTGCCGGCGCGCAGTTTGAACGCGAGCTCCGGACGGTGCTGCAGCGGCGGATAGACGTGCGCGCGCACCTCGAAACCTTTCTTCTCGAGACCTAACGCGTACGCAGCCTGCTGGATGCCGTGCAAGATGTGCGCGTTCAGATTTTCGTCGGTAATGCCGAGATCCATCAGGCTGTGCACGTCAACCTTGTCTTTGACGATCAAGGTGCACCGGATCTCGCCGGTGACGCGCTTCGACTCATGCTCTTCGTCAACCGGGTCGTGGAAGACGACGATGTGCTTGTCCTGGAAGACGACTGGGTTGTCGCCGACGATCTTCTCCCACCCGCGCTGCTCTTTTGGCCAGCTCGGCTCGCCCGAGAGCACTTCGGCGGGCGTGATTTTCAGCTTTCTGCGATCGACCGTAGCCATTGTGCGCACTTATCGCGGGCACCGGGAAAATCCTGGAGCGTGGGGAATTGCTCGGCATGTCGCAGTGGATTTCCGAGCTCGTATCCGGGCCCGAACAAAAGCATTGGGAGAAGCCCGACCCGCAGCACACGTTCCGCGGCCGCTTGGACGGTACGCGAGCCAAAGCCGACGAGGTCGTCTACGAAGACGAAGACGTCTTCGCATTCCGGCACAACGTCGACCAAAGCAAAGAAGAGTGGTGGGAAATTCACGTCGTGATCATCCCGAAGCGATGGGTTCCAACACTGCTTGATTTCGGTTTGGGCGATTCGCGCATTTGGAACCGGCTCATCGCCGGCATTCAAAAGGTCGCGCTCAAGCTCGGTCTACAAGAAAAGGGATTCATGATTCGGATGGGCGTGCTGCCGCCGTACCAGCACACCGAGCACGTGCACATTCACATTCTCTCGGGCAAGCACACCTATCCCACCGTAGACGGCCCGCTTCCGGATGTCAGCTGACGCCGCCGCACCCGCGGTACCGACGTCAAGGCCCTCACTTTTATCCGTCGCGCTGACGTTCGCGGCAATCTCATCGACGGCGTTCGGCGGCGGGCAAAAGGCCAGCATACGCCATTCGGTCGTTTCCAAGGGCTGGATGGACAACGAGATCTTCATGGACGGTCTCGAACTGGCGCAAGTTCTGCCGGGCCCGAATATTCTCAACTTGGCGATCTATTGCGGACAGCGCGTTCGAGGTGTCGCCGGCGCGGTCGCGGCGTTTTTGGGCGCCGGCGTTCCGCCGTTCGTCATCGTCCTGATTGCCGGCGCGCTCTACTTTAAATATGCGTCGAACCCGTACGTGCACGGCGCGCTGCGCGGCTGCGCAGTTGGTGCGCTCGGTCTGACGGTGGGCAACGCGCTCGAGTTGAGCTGGGACGAGCGCGGCGACTGGATTCGCATCGCCTTGCTGATTCTCACGGCGCTGGCCGTGTCGATCTTCAAGATGCCGCTGTTGTTGACGCTCGTGCTTTTCGGCGGCGCCGGCATCGTCAACGAGTACCGGCGCTCGCAGAAAGCGCCCGCGAAGAAAGCCGGCTCGTGAACGCTACCGTCACGACCGTCCTGCACATTCTGTGGACCTTCTCGCAACTGTCGGTGCTCGGCTTCGGCGGCGGCAAAGGCATCATTCCGCAGATGCATCGCGACGCGGTCGTGACGTTTCAATGGATCACGAGCGATCAGTTCGCGCAGTTCTACACGATCGGCAAGCTCGTGCCGGGACCGACCACCGTGTTTGCCGCGCTCATCGGTTATGCCGCGATGCCGGGACGGCCGTGGCTCGGCGCGACGGCGGCGACGATCGGCATGTTCGTGCCGTCGAGCGTCATCATGGTGGTGGTCGACGTCTTCTGGGCGCGCTTTGCGGCTTCGCCGTGGCGGGCGATCGTCTCGCACGGCTTGGCGCCGGCGATCGTGGGACTCGTCTGGTCGAGCGTCTGGACGATTAGCCGCGGCACCGCCTCGGGACTCGTGGCCTATGCCGTTACCTTGGTCGTGACGGTGCTGATGCTACGAACGAAGTTGAGCGCGCCGCTGCTCATCGCGGCGTCGGGCGCCGTGGGGATAATCGCCTTAAGATAGCGAACGAGCGTACCCATGCCGATCGAGTTGCATCAATCCCGTTCGCGAACGTTCCATGGCACGAAACGTCGCATCTTTCATCTTTTGGAAGAGATGGGCACGTCCGGCGATCAGATCTGGCCCTTCGCGTCGCAGCCCTTCATGCGGTCGCCCGGACCGCTGACTGCCGGCAAGACCGAAGAGTGGCATCTCGGCATCCACGGCCTATTGGAAGAATCGGTCCCCGAAGAGCGTATCGTCTGGCGCTTCCAGAACGAGGGCGTCGACGGTACGCACGGGTTCCACCTCTCGAGCGAAGGCAAAGAAACCATTCTCGAATACCGCGTCGACGCAATGCTCTCGGAAACGGACGGCCGCCTGCTGTGGCGGCGCTTCGAAGATCAGTTCGAGCGCTCGACCGAGGCGCTCTTCGATAAACTGGCGCGCGTTCTGAAACGATAGCCGGCGTAATCCCGGTCTTGCCTCCATGATGAGAAAACGGCAACTAGGATCCAACGGCCCGGCCGTTTCGGCCATCGGTTTGGGCTGCATGGGAATGTCGGATGCTTATGGAGCGCGCGACGACGCCGAATCGATACGCACGATCCACCGCGCGCTCGACTTGGGCGTCACGATGCTCGACACCGCAGACGTGTACGGTGCCGGCGAAAACGAACGGCTCGTTGGCAAAGCTATTTCCGGACGGCGATCCGACGTCTTCCTCGCGACGAAATTCGGATTCGTACGCGACGCGGACGATCCGTCGAAGCGAACGATCAGCGGCCGGCCCGAATACGTCAAAGCCGCGTGCGAGGCGTCGCTCCAGCGTCTGGGTGTAGAGTACGTCGATCTCTACTATCAACATCGCGTCGACCTCGACGTGTCGATCGAAGAGACTGTCGGCGCGATGGCCGAACTGGTGCACGCGGGAAAAGTCCGCTATCTCGGCCTCTCCGAGGCAAGCGCGCAGACGCTGCGACGCGCGCACGCGGTGCATCCTATTGCGGCGGTGCAGAACGAGTGGTCGCTGTGGTCGCGCGACCTCGAAGAGAACGGTCAACTCGCGGCGGCGCGCGAATGCGGAAGCGCCATCGTGGCGTTCAGCCCGCTTGGGCGCGGCTTTCTCACGGGAGAACTGAAGTCGCCCGAGGATTTCCAGGAGAACGATTTCCGCCGTACTTCTCCCCGCTTTATGGGAGATAACTTCCGCAAGAACTTGGAGTTGGTCGAACAGGTCAGGCGTGTCGCCGATGGGAAAGGCTGCACCGCCGCGCAGGTCGCACTGGCGTGGTTGCTCGCGCAAGGCGGCGACGTCGTGCCCATCCCCGGAACCAAACGCGTGAAATTTCTGGAAGAGAACCTCGCCGCTGAAGGCGTAGTGCTCTCTGCGGAGGAGCTCGCAGATCTCGACGCCGTCTTTCCGCCCCACGTAGCCAGCGGCGCGCGCTATCCCGATATGAGCTTCGTGAATAGGTAATAGATGAACGCAGTCGCCCTCGATCCCGTCGACTTCCTGGACGTCGCGAGCCTGTACACCGACGAGGAGCGCATCGTGCGCGACACGGTCCGCTCGTTCGTGCGCGACCGCGTGCTCCCCAACGTCGCCGAGTGGTTCGAAGAAGGCACCTTGCCGCGCGAGCTTGGAAAGCAGCTCGGCGAACTCGGACTTCTGGGCATGCATCTGCAAGGCTATGGCTGCGCGGGTGCGAGTGCCGTTGCGTACGGCATCGCGTGCATGGAGCTGGAAGCAGGCGACGCGGGCGTGCGCAGTTTTGCGTCGGTTCAAGGATCGCTTGCGATGTACGCGATCTACCGGTGGGGCGACGACGCGCAGAAAGACGCGTGGCTGCCGCGTATGTCGGCGGGCGAGGCGATCGGGTGTTTCGGTCTCACCGAACCCGACTTCGGCAGCAATCCGGGCGGCATGCGTACGTTCGCGCGTCGCGACGGAAGCGATTGGGTGCTCAACGGCACGAAAATGTGGATCACCAA
The window above is part of the Candidatus Baltobacteraceae bacterium genome. Proteins encoded here:
- the tuf gene encoding elongation factor Tu; its protein translation is MAKQKFERTKPHVNIGTTGHVDHGKTTLTAAIMHCLSTEGLAQKVGVDQIDNAPEEKERGITIAISHQEYETPKRHYAHVDCPGHADYIKNMITGAAQMDGAILVVAATDGPMPQTREHILLMRQVGVPRIIVFLNKVDMVDDEELLELVEMEIRELLSKYEFPGDDTPIIRGSALKALNSSGKKGDPDADPIFKLMDAVDDYIPEPVRQTDKPFLMPVEDVFTITGRGTVGTGRVERGQVKVGEEIEIVGLKEETKKTVVTGIEMFRKLLDSGIAGDNIGVLLRGIDRNEIERGQVLAKPGSVKPHKKFKAEVYVLSKEEGGRHTPFFGNYRPQFYFRTTDVTGTIKLPEGVEMVMPGDNVQMDVELITPIACEEGLRFAIREGGRTVGAGVVTSVSE
- the rpsJ gene encoding 30S ribosomal protein S10, translating into MSKQKIRIRLKAYDHKVLDQSAERIVETAKRTGAFVSGPVPLPTEINRFCVQRSTNNDKKSREHFEMRTHKRLIDILQASPKTMDALMHLDLPAGVDIELKA
- a CDS encoding DUF5654 family protein, with amino-acid sequence MEIKPTYLGTMISLATVAFGLIAAGAWNKFITDVIAIFLKPGAGVWAELLYAVIITVIAIVFVQFLGKIAERDFGPKTVVVVEKEK
- a CDS encoding HIT domain-containing protein; protein product: MSQWISELVSGPEQKHWEKPDPQHTFRGRLDGTRAKADEVVYEDEDVFAFRHNVDQSKEEWWEIHVVIIPKRWVPTLLDFGLGDSRIWNRLIAGIQKVALKLGLQEKGFMIRMGVLPPYQHTEHVHIHILSGKHTYPTVDGPLPDVS
- a CDS encoding chromate transporter, whose amino-acid sequence is MSADAAAPAVPTSRPSLLSVALTFAAISSTAFGGGQKASIRHSVVSKGWMDNEIFMDGLELAQVLPGPNILNLAIYCGQRVRGVAGAVAAFLGAGVPPFVIVLIAGALYFKYASNPYVHGALRGCAVGALGLTVGNALELSWDERGDWIRIALLILTALAVSIFKMPLLLTLVLFGGAGIVNEYRRSQKAPAKKAGS
- a CDS encoding chromate transporter, which encodes MNATVTTVLHILWTFSQLSVLGFGGGKGIIPQMHRDAVVTFQWITSDQFAQFYTIGKLVPGPTTVFAALIGYAAMPGRPWLGATAATIGMFVPSSVIMVVVDVFWARFAASPWRAIVSHGLAPAIVGLVWSSVWTISRGTASGLVAYAVTLVVTVLMLRTKLSAPLLIAASGAVGIIALR
- a CDS encoding aldo/keto reductase — protein: MMRKRQLGSNGPAVSAIGLGCMGMSDAYGARDDAESIRTIHRALDLGVTMLDTADVYGAGENERLVGKAISGRRSDVFLATKFGFVRDADDPSKRTISGRPEYVKAACEASLQRLGVEYVDLYYQHRVDLDVSIEETVGAMAELVHAGKVRYLGLSEASAQTLRRAHAVHPIAAVQNEWSLWSRDLEENGQLAAARECGSAIVAFSPLGRGFLTGELKSPEDFQENDFRRTSPRFMGDNFRKNLELVEQVRRVADGKGCTAAQVALAWLLAQGGDVVPIPGTKRVKFLEENLAAEGVVLSAEELADLDAVFPPHVASGARYPDMSFVNR